The DNA window CGTAGAAAAGATGGCCAACGCGATTAAAAAAATCTCCCTCTTAAAGGGTTATGACCTGTCCAAGTATACTCTGTGTTGTTTTGGCGGTGCGGGGGGACAACACGCTTGTATGATCGCTGACTCTCTGGGAATAAAACAAATTTTAATTCATCCCTACGCAGGAGTTCTCTCTGCTTATGGGATTGGTTTAGCCGATATTCGGGTTTTACGAGAAAAAACGATCTTATTACCCCTAGCTGAGGCTAGCTTACCCCAATTAAATCGAGTTTGGGAAGAATTACTGCAAGATGAGCAGGGTAGGGAAGGAGTACAAGAAATACTCTACAAGGTTCATCTCAAATATCAAGGCACAGACTCAGCTTTAGTTATCAACTTTACCACTATTGAAGAAATTCGAGAGCAATTTTTAGCAGAGTATCAGCAACGCTACGGCTTTACTATTCCCGATAAACCCCTAATAGTGGAAGCGGTTTCTGTGGAGTTAATCTGTCCCACCCAAACTTTAACTGAATTTGAGTTTACACCAACTGTTACAGAGAGTCCAAGACGAGTCGTTCCCGTTTATACTGCTAATCGCTGGTACGATACCCCTGTTTATCAAAGAAACGAACTCAAACCGGGAGATATTCTAGTAGGACCAGTTTTAATTATCGAACCCACCGGGACAAATATGGTGGAGCCGGGTTGGCAAGCCCAGATTAGCGATCGCTCTGATTTAATCCTCACTAGATACGAAGCATTTCCCTCTCTTACTTTACTCTCTGATAGTAACCACGCTCAAGCCGACCCCATTCTCTTAGAGATCTTTAATAATCTGTTTCGCGCTGTGGCTGAACAAATGGGAACAACCCTACAAAATACGAGTTATTCAGTCAATATTAAGGAAAGATTAGACTTTTCCTGCGCTATTTTCGATGCTCAGGGTCAATTAGTTGCTAATGCGCCCCATATTCCCGTTCATCTTGGTTCCATGAGTGATAGCGTGGTCAGTTTAATCGATTCTAGTCATCACCAAATAGAACCAGGAGATGTCTATCTACTCAATAATCCCTATAACGGAGGTACCCATTTACCCGATTTAACCTTAATTACGCCTGTCTTTTTAAATTCCCCTCAACCTCTTTTTTACGTAGCTTCTAGAGGACATCACGCGGACATTGGAGGGATTACCCCTAGTTCGATGCCACCACAGAGTACTAGAATAGAAGAAGAAGGCGTTCTGATTGACCATTTTCCCGTAGTTAAAAGAGGAATATGGCAACAGGAAGCTTTATCTATCCTACTTACCCATCATCCCTATCCTGTACGCAATCTCCAGCAAAATTTAGCCGATCTTCAAGCCCAAATCGCCGCGAATCAAAAAGGCGCCCAAGAATTAAGCAAAATGGTGGATAGCTATGGTTTAAATACGGTTCAAGCTTATATGCACCATGTACAAGAAAACGCCGCTGAATGCGTACGTGAAGCGATCGCCCATTTACAAGATGGAAGTTTTAGCTGTGAGTTAGATTCTGGGGCTAAAATCCAAGTACAGATTAAAATTGATCACGCCGCGCGTCAAGCTAAAATCGACTTCACCGGAACTTCCCCCCAACTTACCAGTAATTTTAATGCTCCTAGTGCTGTATGCAAAGCTGCCGTACTTTACGTTTTTCGCACCCTAGTCTCTGACGATATACCCCTCAATAGTGGTTGTCTTAAACCTTTAGATATCCTTATTCCCCCAGGGAGTTTACTCGATCCTCAATATCCTGCTGCGGTAGTAGCGGGAAACGTAGAAACCTCCCAGATAATCACCGATTGTCTCTACGGCGCACTACAAGCCATGGCGGGATCCCAAGGCACTATGAATAACTTTACGTTTGGTAATGCGGATTATCAATACTACGAAACTATCTGTGGTGGATCAGGCGCAGGACCTAATTTTGCAGGTACCGACGCGGTACAGACCCACATGACTAATTCTCGCATCACCGATCCAGAGGTCCTAGAATGGCGTTTTCCTGTAAGGGTGGAGAGTTTTAGCATTCGTAAAGGTAGCGGCGGTTTGGGACTGTATTCAGGGGGGAATGGTGTGATTCGTCGTCTACGCTTTTTAGTTCCCATGACAGCAGGGATTCTCTCGAATCGGCGTCTAGTTGCACCTTTTGGCTTAAATGGAGGCAACCCCGGTTTAGTAGGACGCAATTATCTAGAACGAGGCGATGGTACCGTAGAAGAATTGGGGGGAACAGCTACAGTAGAATTGCGATCAGGCGACATTTTTGTGATTGAAACCCCAGGAGGTGGAGGATTCAATGAGTAGCATACTTAGGGTTTGCTGAAAAAGTAAGTCTTGGTGAGGAGATAGGCAAGAGGCAAAAGGAAGCAAATATTTACAATACTTACGTAATCAAAAGACATAAATAAACTTTTTTTAGCATAATACTATAGAAAATCTTGCACTTTTTTGAATAGAAAACCACTTCAAACCTATACCAAATCAAAGTTTTAGATTTATTCAGCAAGCCCTACTTACTAACTTAAAAATCTGCTAAAATTACAAGATAGAATAATCTAAATTAGCTTTAAAAGTCTTGGCATTCTGGTAAACAAGAAAGATTTTTACCCTACACCCTACACCCTACGCGTAGCGCTATAACACCTAACAATTGAGAAACCTCTATGACTTTTCCAGCTCAGTTTGAACTTGCCGCACTTGATGGTACCAATGGATTTACCCTCAATGGGATTGATAGCGATGACTTTTCAGGAGAATCCGTAAGTAGTGCCGGAGATGTTAACGGCGATGGTATCGATGATCTTATTATCGGAGCATCCGGGGCTAATCCCAATGGAAGAAATAGTGCAGGACAGAGTTACGTGGTTTTTGGGAGACATGATGGCTTTAATTCTAGTTTAAACCTCTCCGGCCTCAATGGTAGCAACGGTTTTGCTATTAATGGGATTGAGACTGGCGACTCTTCAGGTAAATCAGTAAGCAGTGCGGGAGATGTCAATGGCGATGGTATCGATGATCTTATTATCGGGGCAACATTAGCAGATCCCGATGGAAGATTTGCCGCAGGGCAGAGTTACGTGGTTTTTGGCAAAAATGGGGGCTTTGGTTCCAGTTTAGAGCTCTCTAGCCTCAATGGTAGCAACGGCTTTGCTATTAATGGGATTAATCCTTTTGATACTTCAGGTACATCAGTAAGTAGTGCAGGCGATATCAACGGCGATGGTATCGATGATCTTATTATCGGGGCGCCATATGCTAACCCCAATGGAAGATCTACTGCAGGGCAGAGTTACGTAGTCTTTGGCAAAAATGGGGGCTTTAGTTCTAGTTTAGATCTCTCTAGCCTTAATGGTAGCAACGGCTTTACTATTAATGGCATTAATGCTGATGACGGATCGGGCTTTTCAGTAAGTGGTGCGGGAGATATCAACAATGATGGTGTCGATGATCTTATTATTGGGGCAAGAAATGCCGATCCTAATGGTATAGGCGGTGCAGGGCAGAGTTACGTGGTTTTTGGCAAAAATGGGGGCTTTAGTTCTAGTTTAAACCTCTCTAGCCTCAATGGTAGTAACGGCTTTACTATTAACGGCATTAACACTTATGACGCTTCAGGGGTATCAGTAAGTAGCGCAGGCGATATTAATGGCGATGGTATCGATGATCTGATTATCGGGGCATATCGTGCTGACCCCAGTGGAAAAAGTTACGCAGGGCAGAGTTACGTGGTTTTTGGCAAAAATGGGGGCTTTGGTTCTAGATTAAGCCTATCTAGCCTCAATGGTAGTAACGGCTTTACTATTGATGGGATCAATCCTTTTGACAACTCA is part of the Gloeocapsa sp. PCC 73106 genome and encodes:
- a CDS encoding hydantoinase B/oxoprolinase family protein: MTKGWEFWIDRGGTFTDIVAKCPDGKILIHKLLSENPEQYQDAPVEGMRHLLGLGSDVPIPMTDIAMIKMGTTVATNALLERKGEPTVLVITKGFGDALRIAYQNRPDLFAREIILPEMLYQSVIEVEERYDAQGREILAVNREQVKKDLTLAYLQGIRACAIVFMHGYRYPQHEIIVEAIARELNFSQISVSHSVSPLIKLITRGDTTVVDAYLSPILQRYVAQVASQLQGNLEGKLLFMQSNGGLIDAPNFKGKDSILSGPAGGIVGAVKTSLLAGFRQIVTFDMGGTSTDVAHYAGDYERSLETLVAGVRLCSPMMSIHTVAAGGGSLITFDGSRYRVGPASAGANPGPAAYGRDGPLTITDCNVLVGKLQPEFFPQIFGKQGNSPLDVGVVRKKFTELTELIGDNRTIEAVASGFSAIAVEKMANAIKKISLLKGYDLSKYTLCCFGGAGGQHACMIADSLGIKQILIHPYAGVLSAYGIGLADIRVLREKTILLPLAEASLPQLNRVWEELLQDEQGREGVQEILYKVHLKYQGTDSALVINFTTIEEIREQFLAEYQQRYGFTIPDKPLIVEAVSVELICPTQTLTEFEFTPTVTESPRRVVPVYTANRWYDTPVYQRNELKPGDILVGPVLIIEPTGTNMVEPGWQAQISDRSDLILTRYEAFPSLTLLSDSNHAQADPILLEIFNNLFRAVAEQMGTTLQNTSYSVNIKERLDFSCAIFDAQGQLVANAPHIPVHLGSMSDSVVSLIDSSHHQIEPGDVYLLNNPYNGGTHLPDLTLITPVFLNSPQPLFYVASRGHHADIGGITPSSMPPQSTRIEEEGVLIDHFPVVKRGIWQQEALSILLTHHPYPVRNLQQNLADLQAQIAANQKGAQELSKMVDSYGLNTVQAYMHHVQENAAECVREAIAHLQDGSFSCELDSGAKIQVQIKIDHAARQAKIDFTGTSPQLTSNFNAPSAVCKAAVLYVFRTLVSDDIPLNSGCLKPLDILIPPGSLLDPQYPAAVVAGNVETSQIITDCLYGALQAMAGSQGTMNNFTFGNADYQYYETICGGSGAGPNFAGTDAVQTHMTNSRITDPEVLEWRFPVRVESFSIRKGSGGLGLYSGGNGVIRRLRFLVPMTAGILSNRRLVAPFGLNGGNPGLVGRNYLERGDGTVEELGGTATVELRSGDIFVIETPGGGGFNE
- a CDS encoding integrin alpha produces the protein MTFPAQFELAALDGTNGFTLNGIDSDDFSGESVSSAGDVNGDGIDDLIIGASGANPNGRNSAGQSYVVFGRHDGFNSSLNLSGLNGSNGFAINGIETGDSSGKSVSSAGDVNGDGIDDLIIGATLADPDGRFAAGQSYVVFGKNGGFGSSLELSSLNGSNGFAINGINPFDTSGTSVSSAGDINGDGIDDLIIGAPYANPNGRSTAGQSYVVFGKNGGFSSSLDLSSLNGSNGFTINGINADDGSGFSVSGAGDINNDGVDDLIIGARNADPNGIGGAGQSYVVFGKNGGFSSSLNLSSLNGSNGFTINGINTYDASGVSVSSAGDINGDGIDDLIIGAYRADPSGKSYAGQSYVVFGKNGGFGSRLSLSSLNGSNGFTIDGINPFDNSGVSVSGAGDINGDAIDDLIIVAPGAGKSYVVFGSHGGFSSTLDMSSINGVNGFVVNKINDLDSSITSVSSARDINGDNIDDLIIGSPNTNPDGRLDAGQSYVVFGSSTISTNITLTVSPGGVTENGTTNMVYTFTRTGNTSSALNNVRFTVGGTATFNSDYTQTGA